A genome region from Apus apus isolate bApuApu2 chromosome 2, bApuApu2.pri.cur, whole genome shotgun sequence includes the following:
- the CCN4 gene encoding CCN family member 4 isoform X1, whose translation MRWLLPWILATSSILQAIAQTSTTMTPTIPTTTETYTRTQYCKWPCECPKSPPRCSIGVSLVTDGCDCCKTCAKQRGENCTEADTCDFHRGLYCDYSGDRPRYEIGVCAQIVGVGCVLNGVRYNNGDTFQPNCKYNCTCINGAVGCIPMCTNSRPPLVWCPNPKLIKMAGKCCEQWICDDSRKIRKTSPRHISSAAYEGEEEAWQKNCIIHTSPWSPCSKTCGLGISTRISNDNDQCRLLKESRLCNMRPCEVDITKHIKPGKKCLAVYRADEPMNYTISGCVSKSSYRPKYCGVCTDNRCCTPYKSKTIEVGFQCPDGTEFSWKIMWINACFCNLNCKNPNDIFADLAHYHDYSEIAN comes from the exons GCCATTGCCCAGACCTCCACCACCATGACCCCCACCATCCCCACCACGACAGAGACCTACACGCGGACTCAGTACTGTAAGTGGCCATGCGAGTGTCCGAAGTCCCCACCTCGGTGCTCCATAGGAGTCAGCCTGGTCACAGATGGCTGTGACTGCTGCAAGACCTGTGCCAAGCAGCGTGGAGAAAATTGCACTGAGGCCGACACCTGTGACTTCCACAGGGGCTTGTACTGTGACTACAGTGGAGACAGACCTAGGTACGAAATAGGAGTGTGTGCAC agATTGTCGGTGTAGGGTGTGTCCTCAATGGAGTCAGGTATAACAATGGGGACACATTTCAGCCCAACTGCAAATACAACTGCACGTGCATTAACGGGGCTGTGGGCTGTATTCCCATGTGTACAAACTCACGCCCTCCCCTGGTGTGGTGTCCAAATCCAAAGCTGATTAAGATGGCAGGGAAGTGCTGCGAGCAGTGGATTTGTGATGACTCCAGGAAAATCAGGAAGACGTCCCCACGCCACATCTCCTCTGCAG CATatgaaggagaggaggaagccTGGCAGAAGAACTGCATCATTCACACCTCACCCTGGAGTCCCTGCTCAAAGACTTGTGGGCTTGGCATTTCCACCAGGATTTCTAATGACAACGACCAGTGTCGGCTCCTGAAGGAAAGCCGCCTGTGCAACATGAGGCCCTGCGAGGTGGATATCACCAAACACATCAAG CCTGGGAAGAAATGCTTGGCTGTCTACAGGGCTGATGAACCAATGAACTACACCATCTCAGGATGTGTGAGCAAAAGTTCATATAGACCCAAATATTGTGGAGTCTGCACAGACAACAGGTGCTGCACACCCTACAAGTCCAAAACTATTGAAGTGGGGTTTCAGTGCCCAGATGGAACTGAGTTTTCCTGGAAAATCATGTGGATTAATGCTTGTTTTTGCAACTTGAACTGCAAGAACCCCAATGACATCTTTGCTGACTTGGCTCATTACCACGATTACTCTGAAATCGCTAATTAA
- the NDRG1 gene encoding protein NDRG1, which translates to MSTEFQDAHLAEVKPLVEKEEAITRLLPDFDVQEQDVETVHGSVHVTMCGTPRGNRPAILTYHDIGLNHKTCFNPLFNFEDMQEITQHFAVCHVDAPGQQDGAPSFQAGYMYPSMDQLAEMLPGILKQFGLKSIIGMGTGAGAYILTRFALNHPEMVEGLVLINVNPCAEGWMDWAATKISGWTNALPDMVISHLFGKEEIHSNHDLIHTYRQHIINDMNQTNLHLFVNSYNSRRDLEIERPIPGINVVTLQCPVLLVVGDSSPAVDAVVECNSKLDPTRTTLLKMADCGGLPQVSQPAKLAEAFKYFVQGMGYMPSASMTRLMRSRTASGSSVTSLEGQRSRSHTGEGTRSRSHTGEGTRSRSHTGDGARNRSHTDTRIELTPNSASNAEQSSPKSMEVSC; encoded by the exons GAGCAAGATGTAGAGACTGTGCATGGGTCGGTCCATGTCACCATGTGTGGGACTCCCAGAGGGAACCGGCCAGCCATCCTCACCTACCATGACATCGGGCTGAACC aTAAAACTTGCTTCAATCCCCTCTTCAACTTTGAGGATATGCAGGAAATCACACAACACTTTGCAGTCTGCCACGTGGATGCACCTGGTCAGCAGGATGGAGCACCATCTTTCCAAGCTGG GTACATGTATCCCTCCATGGATCAGCTGGCCGAAATGCTTCCTGGAATCCTAAAACAGTTCGG GCTGAAGAGCATTATAGGAATGGGAACTGGAGCTGGTGCCTACATCTTAACCAGATTTGCT CTAAACCACCCAGAGATGGTGGAGGGATTAGTTCTTATTAATGTAAACCCTTGTGCTGAAGGTTGGATGGACTGGGCAGCAACTAAG ATTTCAGGTTGGACAAATGCTTTACCAGACATGGTCATTTCACATCTTTTTGGAAAG GAAGAGATTCACAGCAACCATGACCTGATCCATACTTACCGTCAGCATATTATTAATGATATGAATCAAACCAACCTTCATCTCTTTGTCAACTCTTACAACAG tcGTCGAGACCTGGAGATTGAGCGCCCTATTCCTGGAATAAATGTTGTCACCCTTCA GTGCCCTGTCCTGCTGGTCGTTGGTGACAGTTCCCCAGCGGTGGATGCTGTG GTTGAATGCAACTCAAAGCTGGACCCAACAAGGACCACACTTCTGAAG ATGGCTGACTGTGGTGGGCTGCCTCAAGTTTCCCAG cCTGCCAAGCTTGCAGAAGCTTTCAAATACTTTGTTCAGGGAATGGGATACA TGCCCTCTGCTAGCATGACCAGGCTGATGAGGTCCCGCACTGCATCTGGCTCCAGCGTAACCTCTTTGGAAGGACAGAGGAGCCGGTCTCACACCGGAGAAGGCACGAGGAGCCGGTCTCACACCGGGGAGGGAACGAGGAGCCGATCCCACACTGGGGACGGTGCCAGGAACCGCTCCCACACAGACACGCGCATTGAGCTGACGCCGAACTCGGCAAGCAACGCTGAACAATCAAGCCCCAAGTCCATGGAAGTGTCTTGTTAG
- the CCN4 gene encoding CCN family member 4 isoform X2, translating into MAVTAARPVPSSVEKIALRPTPVTSTGACTVTTVETDLEIVGVGCVLNGVRYNNGDTFQPNCKYNCTCINGAVGCIPMCTNSRPPLVWCPNPKLIKMAGKCCEQWICDDSRKIRKTSPRHISSAAYEGEEEAWQKNCIIHTSPWSPCSKTCGLGISTRISNDNDQCRLLKESRLCNMRPCEVDITKHIKPGKKCLAVYRADEPMNYTISGCVSKSSYRPKYCGVCTDNRCCTPYKSKTIEVGFQCPDGTEFSWKIMWINACFCNLNCKNPNDIFADLAHYHDYSEIAN; encoded by the exons ATGGCTGTGACTGCTGCAAGACCTGTGCCAAGCAGCGTGGAGAAAATTGCACTGAGGCCGACACCTGTGACTTCCACAGGGGCTTGTACTGTGACTACAGTGGAGACAGACCTAG agATTGTCGGTGTAGGGTGTGTCCTCAATGGAGTCAGGTATAACAATGGGGACACATTTCAGCCCAACTGCAAATACAACTGCACGTGCATTAACGGGGCTGTGGGCTGTATTCCCATGTGTACAAACTCACGCCCTCCCCTGGTGTGGTGTCCAAATCCAAAGCTGATTAAGATGGCAGGGAAGTGCTGCGAGCAGTGGATTTGTGATGACTCCAGGAAAATCAGGAAGACGTCCCCACGCCACATCTCCTCTGCAG CATatgaaggagaggaggaagccTGGCAGAAGAACTGCATCATTCACACCTCACCCTGGAGTCCCTGCTCAAAGACTTGTGGGCTTGGCATTTCCACCAGGATTTCTAATGACAACGACCAGTGTCGGCTCCTGAAGGAAAGCCGCCTGTGCAACATGAGGCCCTGCGAGGTGGATATCACCAAACACATCAAG CCTGGGAAGAAATGCTTGGCTGTCTACAGGGCTGATGAACCAATGAACTACACCATCTCAGGATGTGTGAGCAAAAGTTCATATAGACCCAAATATTGTGGAGTCTGCACAGACAACAGGTGCTGCACACCCTACAAGTCCAAAACTATTGAAGTGGGGTTTCAGTGCCCAGATGGAACTGAGTTTTCCTGGAAAATCATGTGGATTAATGCTTGTTTTTGCAACTTGAACTGCAAGAACCCCAATGACATCTTTGCTGACTTGGCTCATTACCACGATTACTCTGAAATCGCTAATTAA